From the Nitrobacter hamburgensis X14 genome, one window contains:
- a CDS encoding aa3-type cytochrome c oxidase subunit IV: MSDHSGIVYSTAEGMDYPAHENAYKFFVKLGTILGSTAAVVLALMAIFLT; encoded by the coding sequence ATGTCTGATCATAGCGGAATTGTGTATTCGACGGCGGAAGGAATGGATTATCCGGCGCATGAGAACGCGTATAAGTTCTTCGTCAAATTAGGAACGATCCTCGGATCGACCGCCGCCGTCGTTCTCGCATTGATGGCGATTTTCCTTACCTGA
- the dusA gene encoding tRNA dihydrouridine(20/20a) synthase DusA codes for MMDKSAKHYQSVFSVAPMMDWTDRHCRLFHRLLTRKARLYTEMLTTGAIIHGARDRLLGFSDIEHPVALQLGGSHPDDLAAAARIGEDFGYDEINLNVGCPSDRVKDGRFGACLMAEPDIVAEGVHAMKRAVSVPVTVKCRIGIDDQDPEAGLDSFARKVVAAGVDALIVHARKAWLQGLSPKDNRNIPPLDYDRVYRLKALLPALPVIINGGIGGISEAKNHLAHVDGVMLGRAAYQDPWRLLKVDSELFGEAAPHATMKCALEAMIPYIEDQLAGGARLHSITRHLVGAFHGVPGARAFRRYLAENGVKAGVGADILREAIALVEEPAVSSIAA; via the coding sequence ATGATGGATAAATCAGCAAAACACTATCAATCAGTATTTAGTGTCGCCCCGATGATGGATTGGACCGATCGGCATTGCCGATTGTTCCATCGCCTGCTCACGCGCAAGGCACGGCTCTACACCGAGATGCTGACCACCGGTGCCATCATCCACGGCGCCCGCGACCGTTTGCTTGGATTCAGCGATATCGAGCACCCGGTCGCGCTCCAACTCGGCGGATCGCATCCGGACGATCTCGCGGCGGCCGCGCGCATCGGTGAGGATTTCGGCTACGACGAAATCAATCTGAACGTCGGCTGTCCGTCCGACCGGGTGAAGGACGGGCGGTTCGGCGCCTGCCTGATGGCCGAGCCGGACATCGTTGCCGAGGGCGTTCACGCGATGAAACGCGCGGTGTCCGTTCCGGTCACCGTGAAATGCCGGATCGGGATCGACGATCAGGATCCGGAAGCCGGCCTCGACAGCTTCGCGCGCAAGGTGGTGGCGGCCGGCGTCGATGCCCTGATCGTCCATGCGCGAAAAGCGTGGCTCCAGGGATTATCTCCGAAGGACAACCGGAACATTCCGCCGCTGGACTATGACAGGGTTTACCGGTTGAAGGCATTGCTTCCCGCTCTGCCCGTGATCATCAACGGCGGCATCGGCGGGATTTCAGAAGCTAAAAACCATCTGGCGCATGTCGATGGCGTCATGCTGGGCCGCGCCGCCTATCAGGATCCATGGCGTCTGCTGAAGGTCGATTCCGAACTGTTCGGCGAGGCCGCACCGCACGCCACGATGAAGTGCGCGCTTGAGGCCATGATACCTTACATCGAAGATCAACTGGCCGGAGGCGCGCGATTGCATTCCATCACCCGGCATCTGGTCGGCGCCTTTCATGGGGTGCCGGGGGCGCGGGCGTTTCGGCGGTATCTCGCCGAGAACGGCGTGAAGGCCGGTGTCGGCGCCGACATCCTGCGGGAGGCGATTGCGCTGGTGGAGGAGCCTGCGGTGTCGTCTATCGCGGCATGA
- a CDS encoding ABC transporter ATP-binding protein has product MTPALEIRNVTRRFAGLIAVNDVSFLLQPREILGVIGPNGAGKTTLISLISGTLAPTSGDVLFEGRSLAGMPAYRRARLGIGRTFQIMRPFPGLSVLDNVAVGALFGHGGGHAKLAKAREQARAQLDFVGLGKFVDQRADELGGPGRKRLELAKALAMQPKVLLCDEVMAGLNLVEIDEVIAVIRKVRDTGISVLVIEHVIKAIKSLSDRLLVLHHGEKIADGEPAGVLANQTVIEAYLGKRRI; this is encoded by the coding sequence ATGACCCCGGCGCTCGAAATCAGGAATGTGACCCGCCGCTTCGCCGGCCTGATCGCGGTCAACGATGTCAGCTTTCTGCTGCAGCCCCGGGAAATTCTCGGCGTGATCGGCCCGAACGGGGCCGGCAAGACGACGCTGATCAGCCTGATCAGCGGGACGCTCGCGCCGACTTCCGGCGACGTCCTTTTTGAAGGGCGGTCTCTTGCCGGCATGCCTGCCTACCGTCGCGCCCGGCTCGGCATCGGGCGCACGTTCCAGATCATGCGGCCGTTTCCCGGCCTGTCGGTGTTGGACAACGTCGCCGTCGGCGCCCTCTTCGGTCACGGAGGAGGACACGCCAAGCTGGCTAAAGCCCGCGAGCAGGCGCGCGCTCAACTGGACTTTGTCGGGCTCGGCAAGTTCGTCGATCAACGCGCGGACGAACTGGGCGGCCCTGGCCGCAAGCGGCTGGAACTGGCAAAGGCTTTGGCGATGCAGCCGAAGGTTCTGCTGTGCGACGAGGTCATGGCCGGGCTGAACCTGGTCGAGATCGACGAGGTGATCGCGGTGATCCGCAAGGTTCGCGACACAGGGATCAGCGTTCTCGTGATCGAACACGTCATCAAAGCCATCAAGAGTCTGTCGGATCGGCTGCTGGTGTTGCACCATGGCGAAAAGATCGCCGACGGCGAACCCGCAGGCGTGCTCGCAAACCAGACCGTCATCGAGGCGTATCTCGGCAAGAGGCGGATATGA
- a CDS encoding PRC-barrel domain-containing protein, with product MHHTMVPSDRVEHVAVHSWDGAKLGIIERLMLDKVSGTVAYAVIKTGGLLGSHHHYPILWSALKYDAKRQVFETELTMRELRAGPSEFDDETFDWGDRTRSYPHPHYWTV from the coding sequence ATGCATCACACCATGGTCCCCAGTGATCGCGTGGAGCACGTCGCTGTTCATAGTTGGGATGGCGCAAAGCTCGGCATAATAGAGCGATTGATGCTCGATAAGGTGAGCGGAACGGTTGCTTACGCGGTGATCAAAACCGGCGGGTTGCTCGGCAGCCACCATCATTATCCGATCTTGTGGAGCGCTCTCAAGTATGACGCAAAGCGCCAGGTCTTTGAAACCGAGTTGACGATGCGTGAACTACGCGCTGGCCCGTCTGAGTTTGATGACGAGACCTTCGACTGGGGCGATCGCACGCGATCCTATCCGCATCCGCACTATTGGACGGTCTAG
- a CDS encoding cupin domain-containing protein yields the protein MSGLSDAVRVIEPGKTYIGKQGFTYGAGVSKETAGAKQVCLNVLPMPPGARAKVHYHKGIETIAYLLEGECAVYYGDKLEHRVAVKAEDQVYMPEDVPHAPCNESGAPCKWLVVHSSGSDQDGIVLLPELDAMLAQRSNATA from the coding sequence ATGTCAGGATTGTCAGACGCGGTGAGAGTGATTGAGCCCGGCAAGACCTATATCGGCAAGCAGGGCTTTACTTATGGAGCAGGCGTATCGAAGGAGACGGCCGGAGCAAAACAGGTCTGTTTGAATGTGCTGCCGATGCCTCCGGGTGCCAGGGCAAAGGTCCATTACCACAAGGGTATCGAGACGATCGCTTACCTTTTGGAAGGTGAATGCGCGGTCTATTACGGCGACAAACTTGAGCATCGCGTCGCAGTCAAGGCCGAGGATCAGGTCTATATGCCCGAGGATGTCCCGCACGCCCCGTGCAATGAGAGCGGAGCGCCGTGCAAGTGGCTTGTCGTACATTCATCAGGTAGCGATCAGGACGGCATCGTTCTGCTACCAGAACTTGATGCAATGTTGGCGCAGAGGTCGAACGCGACAGCCTAA
- a CDS encoding EAL domain-containing response regulator, with translation MRSAAFGRLSLRPRVCVVDSKPRNRTFLIDVLEDIGFITVECADTSEMRTLLKVQTFSLVVLGASADDIEIDKILQTLATIQFEGKVLPIAVPGSILAFAIQERARDLGIDTLPPLPALFTADMLHRSIATLIPAEAPPSPVVDVAEALSAGWLELWYQPKIDICTLVPRGAEALIRMRHPAWGVVLPTGFLPDDNDAAFRSLSDFVIGQALDDWHYFIEHNGPVNLSINLPVSSLFDESAFTALCRKIPTHPAFAGLVVELKYGEALANLDRVIDIAERFRSHNIAVSIEDIGADWPALAALTAVPFIEFKVDRQFITGFGNDRLKQTVCRGIVDLANEHGVRTVAEGIESRADFVTARQLGFDVAQGFLFSKAMTARQFAHTALTRPVTLPE, from the coding sequence GTGCGATCGGCGGCCTTCGGTCGATTGAGCCTGAGACCGCGGGTGTGCGTCGTCGACAGCAAGCCGCGCAACCGTACCTTCCTCATCGATGTGCTGGAGGACATCGGTTTTATCACTGTCGAATGCGCCGACACATCCGAGATGCGCACTCTGCTGAAGGTGCAGACGTTTAGTCTCGTTGTGCTTGGGGCGTCGGCCGACGATATCGAAATCGACAAGATTCTACAAACGCTCGCCACGATTCAATTCGAGGGCAAGGTGCTGCCGATCGCAGTGCCGGGGTCGATACTCGCTTTCGCCATCCAGGAACGAGCGCGCGATCTCGGCATTGATACCTTGCCCCCGCTGCCAGCGTTGTTCACTGCCGACATGTTGCACAGAAGCATCGCTACGCTGATCCCAGCCGAGGCCCCGCCGAGCCCTGTGGTGGATGTGGCCGAGGCGCTCAGCGCCGGATGGCTCGAATTGTGGTACCAGCCCAAGATCGACATCTGCACCCTTGTCCCACGCGGTGCGGAGGCGCTGATCCGTATGCGTCATCCAGCTTGGGGCGTGGTGTTACCGACCGGCTTCCTCCCTGATGATAACGACGCAGCTTTCCGTAGTCTCTCGGATTTTGTAATCGGACAGGCGCTCGATGACTGGCACTATTTCATCGAGCACAACGGCCCGGTTAATCTGTCGATCAACCTTCCCGTATCATCCCTGTTCGACGAGTCCGCCTTCACAGCTCTGTGCCGCAAGATACCAACGCACCCGGCCTTCGCCGGGCTGGTCGTTGAACTGAAATACGGCGAAGCGCTCGCCAACCTTGACCGCGTCATTGATATTGCCGAGCGATTCCGCTCCCACAACATTGCGGTGTCGATTGAGGATATCGGCGCCGACTGGCCTGCGCTAGCTGCCCTTACGGCCGTTCCGTTCATCGAGTTCAAGGTGGACCGTCAGTTCATCACCGGTTTTGGCAATGACCGCCTGAAGCAGACCGTCTGCCGCGGTATCGTCGATCTCGCGAACGAACACGGTGTTCGGACGGTCGCCGAAGGCATCGAGAGCCGCGCCGACTTCGTCACTGCGCGACAGTTGGGCTTCGACGTCGCTCAAGGCTTCCTGTTCAGCAAGGCGATGACAGCGCGGCAGTTTGCCCACACCGCGCTGACTCGTCCGGTAACACTTCCTGAGTGA
- a CDS encoding cupin domain-containing protein, which yields MSNPDQRARRLCLGLVIACFFSSHALADAVPKAVIVSPLASTNRTASGQPITLPAGRTTVAVSRYIIAPGATLPVHKHPYPRYAYVQAGHLAVYAADTGQRYDYKAGDFIVEILDGWHYGENTGAEPVELLVIDQMPEGRTTNTVLKP from the coding sequence ATGTCTAACCCTGATCAGCGCGCGCGCCGCCTATGCCTTGGCCTCGTTATAGCCTGCTTTTTTTCGAGCCACGCTCTGGCAGATGCAGTTCCTAAGGCAGTCATCGTCAGTCCGCTTGCTTCGACCAACAGGACCGCCTCAGGCCAGCCGATCACCCTTCCCGCGGGACGAACCACAGTTGCAGTGTCGCGCTACATCATCGCACCGGGCGCCACGCTGCCGGTCCATAAGCATCCCTATCCGCGCTATGCCTATGTCCAGGCAGGACATCTCGCTGTCTATGCCGCCGACACTGGCCAACGCTACGATTACAAGGCCGGCGACTTCATCGTTGAGATTCTCGATGGATGGCACTACGGCGAAAATACAGGCGCGGAGCCGGTCGAACTCCTGGTCATTGACCAGATGCCCGAAGGTAGAACGACGAACACGGTGCTTAAACCGTGA
- a CDS encoding ABC transporter ATP-binding protein: MSAKPAVKEPLLDVRAISAGYGGMPVLHDVTLTVYPAEIVALVGSNGAGKTTLLRTLSRVLSATGGIVMNSHDLMPMTSDQVFAAGLVQVPEGRQLFDRMSVQDNLLMGAFRRTDKAAVARDLDRMYALFPRLSERRRQLAGSMSGGEQQMCAMARGLMAAPILLMIDEMSLGLAPVIVEQLMGVLTTIRDEGVTVLLVEQDVNLALSTADRGYVMETGSIVHSGPAKQLIDDPEVQRAYLGL; this comes from the coding sequence ATGAGCGCAAAGCCCGCGGTCAAGGAGCCCCTGCTCGACGTCCGCGCGATCAGCGCGGGCTATGGCGGAATGCCGGTCTTGCACGACGTCACCCTGACGGTCTACCCGGCCGAGATCGTGGCGCTGGTCGGCAGCAACGGCGCCGGCAAGACCACCTTGCTGCGTACGCTGTCGCGCGTGCTTTCCGCAACCGGCGGCATCGTCATGAACAGCCATGATCTGATGCCGATGACGTCCGATCAGGTCTTCGCGGCCGGCCTGGTTCAGGTTCCGGAAGGCCGCCAGTTGTTCGACCGCATGAGCGTCCAGGACAACCTGCTGATGGGCGCCTTCAGGCGAACCGACAAGGCTGCCGTCGCACGCGACCTCGACAGGATGTATGCGCTGTTCCCGCGCCTGTCGGAGCGTCGGCGGCAGCTCGCGGGAAGCATGTCGGGCGGCGAGCAGCAAATGTGCGCGATGGCGCGAGGCCTGATGGCGGCGCCGATCCTGCTGATGATCGACGAGATGAGTTTGGGATTGGCGCCCGTTATCGTCGAACAGTTGATGGGTGTCCTGACGACGATCCGCGACGAAGGGGTAACGGTGCTGCTGGTCGAACAGGACGTCAATCTGGCGCTATCGACAGCCGACCGGGGTTACGTGATGGAAACAGGCAGCATCGTTCATAGCGGCCCCGCCAAACAACTCATCGACGACCCGGAAGTGCAGCGCGCCTATCTCGGACTCTGA
- a CDS encoding epoxyqueuosine reductase QueH, whose product MNEFIRPNLTPPNGQKKVLLHSCCAPCSGEVMEAMLASGVDYTIFFYNPNIHPLKEYLLRKDENVRFAEKHGVPFVDADYDKDNWFARAKGMEWEPERGARCTMCFNMRFERTALYAHEHDFPVMTSSLGISRWKNMAQINDCGHRAAGRYDGLSYWDFNWRKGGGSQRMIEISKREEFYQQEYCGCVYSLRDTNQHRRDQGRPPVVIGTQFYRSNEDPDST is encoded by the coding sequence GTGAACGAATTCATCCGACCGAACCTGACGCCCCCAAACGGGCAAAAGAAGGTGCTTCTGCATTCCTGTTGCGCGCCTTGCTCGGGCGAAGTGATGGAAGCGATGCTGGCCTCGGGGGTCGATTACACGATCTTCTTTTATAACCCCAACATCCATCCCCTGAAGGAATACCTCCTGCGCAAGGACGAGAACGTCCGCTTCGCGGAGAAGCACGGCGTGCCGTTCGTCGATGCCGATTACGACAAGGACAACTGGTTCGCCCGTGCCAAGGGGATGGAGTGGGAACCCGAGCGCGGCGCGCGCTGCACCATGTGTTTCAACATGCGCTTCGAGCGCACCGCGCTGTATGCGCATGAGCACGATTTTCCCGTGATGACATCGTCGCTCGGTATCTCGCGATGGAAGAACATGGCGCAGATCAATGACTGCGGCCATCGCGCGGCCGGACGCTATGACGGCCTGTCGTACTGGGATTTCAACTGGCGCAAGGGCGGCGGGTCGCAGCGGATGATCGAGATCAGCAAGCGCGAGGAATTCTATCAGCAGGAGTATTGCGGCTGCGTCTATTCGCTGCGCGACACCAATCAACACCGCAGGGATCAGGGCCGTCCGCCCGTCGTGATCGGCACGCAATTCTACCGGAGCAACGAAGATCCGGATTCGACATAA
- a CDS encoding IS5-like element ISNha7 family transposase, translated as MRGSDERSGSLFSYVDLEARIRSDHPLRTIRQIANAALNDLSRDFDKLYTAFGRPSIAPEKLLRAMLLQAFYGIRSERQLMERLEFDLLLRWFVGLGVDDPVWDHSTFSKNRDRLLEGEIAAKFLNALMGQHQVKRLLSSEHFSVDGTLIEAWASIKSFRRKDGGDQDSDGPGRNAERSFHNEKRCNETHQSTTDPEARLYKKGGGQPAKLCYIGHALMENRNGLAVLGGVSRATGTAERDQALALIDCHRGQSERRITLGADKAYDVTAFVEDLRRRSVTPHIAIDGHLSKTGKPRKTAIDQRTLRHAGYAVSQRCRKRIEEVFGWIKASAGLAKIKLRGRDRVNATFTLALAAYNLIRLPKLLAAAA; from the coding sequence ATGCGGGGAAGCGACGAACGGTCAGGCTCGCTGTTCAGCTATGTGGACTTGGAGGCTCGGATTCGCTCCGACCATCCGCTGCGAACGATCCGACAGATCGCGAACGCGGCGTTGAATGATCTGTCGAGGGACTTTGACAAGCTCTACACGGCGTTCGGCCGTCCCTCGATCGCACCGGAGAAGCTGCTTCGGGCAATGCTGCTGCAGGCATTCTACGGGATCCGCTCGGAACGGCAGTTGATGGAGCGGCTGGAGTTCGACCTGCTGTTGCGCTGGTTCGTGGGCTTGGGCGTGGACGACCCGGTGTGGGACCACTCGACCTTCTCGAAGAACCGCGACCGATTGCTTGAAGGTGAGATCGCCGCGAAGTTCTTGAACGCGCTGATGGGGCAGCACCAGGTCAAGCGGCTGTTATCAAGCGAGCATTTTTCGGTCGACGGCACGCTGATCGAGGCGTGGGCATCGATCAAGAGCTTCCGGCGCAAGGACGGCGGTGACCAGGACAGTGATGGACCGGGACGCAACGCCGAGCGCAGTTTCCACAACGAGAAGCGCTGCAACGAGACGCATCAGAGCACGACCGATCCCGAGGCACGGCTCTATAAGAAGGGCGGCGGCCAGCCGGCGAAGCTTTGCTACATCGGCCATGCCCTGATGGAGAACCGCAACGGACTGGCGGTGCTGGGTGGCGTGAGCCGGGCGACCGGAACGGCGGAGCGGGATCAGGCGTTGGCGCTGATCGACTGCCACCGCGGCCAAAGCGAGCGGCGGATCACGCTGGGCGCCGACAAGGCCTATGACGTCACCGCATTCGTCGAGGACTTAAGACGGCGTTCGGTCACGCCGCACATCGCCATCGACGGGCATTTGAGCAAGACCGGAAAGCCGCGCAAGACCGCGATCGACCAGAGGACTCTCCGTCATGCCGGATATGCCGTCAGCCAACGCTGTCGCAAGCGCATCGAGGAGGTGTTCGGCTGGATCAAGGCCTCCGCCGGACTTGCCAAGATCAAGCTGCGAGGCCGCGACCGCGTCAACGCCACCTTCACCCTGGCGCTGGCGGCCTACAACCTGATCCGCTTGCCCAAACTCCTGGCAGCCGCCGCGTGA
- the metE gene encoding 5-methyltetrahydropteroyltriglutamate--homocysteine S-methyltransferase encodes MSVSSLPVATLGTPRIGPRRELKTALESYWSGKSSESALLEAAAGLRAANWARQKSLGVTVIPSNDFTLYDHVLDTSVMVGAIPEVYGWKSGPVPLATYFAMARGAQGEDSDPSCAHGHHGGDHAHGAPAQEMTKWFDTNYHYMVPEFSKGQRFQLSSLKAVDEYREAKALGYQTRPVLLGSVTYLKLGKSKDTSFDSLSLLPDLLPVYIDMLRRLAAEGADWVQIDEPCLVLDLDDATRDALCKTYEQLAQALPNLKIMLTTYFGGVSDNLDTALSLPVPGLHIDLVRAPEQLETVAAKASRGLVLSLGVIDGRNIWRANLPALLDRLEPVVARRGADRVQIAPSCSLLHVPIDVSLETGLDAELKSWLAFSVQKMGELATLGEALAKGRASVGDALEASANAAAARKTSPKVHDARVAARTAAITPDMTRRKSAFAGRAKLQHERFGLPSFPTTTIGSFPQTAEVRKARSAHAKGMMSDADYEKFLQEETARTIRWQEDIGLDVLVHGEFERNDMVQYFGEQLSGFAFTRYGWVQSYGSRCVRPPILFGDVSRPEPMTVGWWKYAQSLTAKPMKGMLTGPVTILNWSFVRDDVPRSLACRQIALAIRDEVAGLETAGASMIQIDEAALREGLPLRRSEWKTYLDWAVECFRLCASGVADATQIHTHMCYSEFNDIIDAIAAMDADVISIETSRSKMELLDAFKDYKYPNEIGPGVYDIHSPRVPAVDEMTGLLKLARQRLSDGQLWINPDCGLKTRKWEEVRPALVNMVEAARLMR; translated from the coding sequence GTGTCTGTTTCCTCTCTTCCTGTCGCCACGCTCGGTACACCGCGCATCGGTCCGCGCCGCGAACTGAAAACCGCGCTCGAAAGCTACTGGTCGGGCAAATCCAGCGAATCCGCTTTGCTCGAAGCGGCGGCCGGATTGCGCGCCGCGAACTGGGCGCGCCAGAAATCGCTCGGCGTCACCGTCATTCCGTCGAACGATTTCACGCTCTACGACCATGTGCTCGACACTAGCGTCATGGTCGGCGCGATACCGGAGGTCTACGGGTGGAAAAGCGGGCCCGTGCCGCTCGCAACCTATTTCGCGATGGCGCGCGGCGCCCAGGGCGAAGATAGCGATCCGTCCTGCGCGCATGGTCATCACGGCGGCGATCACGCTCATGGCGCGCCGGCGCAGGAGATGACCAAGTGGTTCGACACCAACTACCACTACATGGTCCCCGAATTCAGCAAGGGCCAACGGTTTCAGCTCTCTTCGCTCAAGGCCGTCGATGAATATCGCGAGGCCAAGGCTCTCGGCTATCAGACCCGGCCGGTGCTGCTCGGCTCCGTCACCTATCTGAAACTCGGCAAAAGCAAAGACACGAGTTTCGATTCCCTGTCGCTGCTTCCAGATCTGCTTCCGGTCTATATCGACATGCTCCGGCGCCTTGCCGCTGAAGGCGCCGACTGGGTGCAGATCGACGAGCCTTGTCTCGTTCTCGATCTCGATGATGCGACCCGCGATGCGCTATGCAAGACTTACGAACAACTTGCACAGGCGCTGCCAAACTTGAAAATCATGCTGACCACCTATTTCGGCGGCGTCAGCGACAACCTCGATACCGCACTATCGCTGCCGGTCCCGGGCCTTCACATCGATCTTGTCCGCGCTCCGGAACAACTCGAAACGGTGGCGGCAAAGGCGTCGCGAGGTCTGGTTCTGTCGCTCGGCGTCATCGATGGCCGCAACATCTGGCGCGCCAACCTGCCGGCGCTGCTCGACCGGCTTGAGCCGGTGGTCGCCAGGCGTGGCGCTGATCGTGTGCAGATCGCGCCGTCCTGCTCGCTTCTGCACGTGCCGATCGACGTGTCGCTTGAGACCGGTCTCGACGCGGAGTTGAAGAGTTGGCTCGCCTTCTCTGTGCAGAAGATGGGTGAACTGGCAACGCTCGGCGAAGCTCTGGCCAAAGGCCGCGCTTCGGTGGGCGATGCGCTGGAGGCATCTGCAAACGCCGCGGCGGCGCGCAAGACATCGCCGAAGGTCCATGATGCCAGGGTCGCAGCACGGACCGCAGCCATCACGCCCGACATGACGAGGCGCAAGAGCGCCTTCGCAGGCCGTGCCAAGCTGCAGCACGAACGCTTCGGCCTCCCGTCGTTCCCGACGACCACGATCGGCTCGTTCCCGCAGACCGCCGAGGTCCGCAAGGCGCGTTCGGCGCACGCCAAAGGCATGATGAGCGATGCCGACTACGAGAAGTTCCTGCAGGAGGAGACGGCCCGAACGATCCGCTGGCAGGAAGACATCGGTCTCGACGTGCTCGTGCATGGCGAGTTCGAGCGCAACGATATGGTTCAGTATTTCGGGGAGCAACTTTCGGGATTCGCCTTCACCAGGTACGGCTGGGTTCAGAGCTACGGCTCGCGCTGCGTCCGCCCGCCGATCCTGTTCGGCGACGTGTCCCGGCCCGAACCGATGACCGTCGGCTGGTGGAAATACGCTCAATCCCTGACCGCGAAACCGATGAAGGGCATGCTCACCGGCCCCGTCACCATTCTCAACTGGTCGTTCGTGCGCGATGACGTGCCGCGCAGCCTTGCCTGCCGGCAGATCGCGCTCGCGATCCGTGACGAGGTCGCTGGCCTGGAAACGGCCGGCGCATCCATGATCCAGATCGACGAGGCCGCGCTGCGCGAGGGTCTGCCGCTGCGCCGATCGGAATGGAAGACGTATCTCGACTGGGCCGTCGAATGTTTCCGTCTGTGCGCGAGCGGCGTCGCCGACGCCACCCAGATCCACACCCACATGTGCTATTCGGAGTTCAACGACATCATCGACGCGATCGCGGCGATGGATGCCGACGTCATCTCGATCGAGACGTCGCGCTCCAAGATGGAGCTTCTCGACGCCTTCAAGGATTACAAATATCCCAACGAGATCGGCCCCGGCGTCTACGACATCCACTCTCCGCGCGTGCCGGCGGTTGACGAGATGACCGGCCTGCTCAAACTCGCGCGCCAACGCCTTTCCGACGGCCAACTCTGGATCAATCCGGATTGCGGACTGAAGACCCGCAAGTGGGAGGAGGTCAGGCCGGCGCTTGTCAACATGGTGGAGGCGGCGAGACTGATGCGTTAG